Proteins from one Marinobacter alexandrii genomic window:
- a CDS encoding LytTR family DNA-binding domain-containing protein, producing the protein MKVLIVEDEAPAFRRLEKILMDIDPDIEILEVLDTVEDTVKWMKNHDLPDLALMDIQISDGISFQIFDQIDVKCPVIFTTAFDEYLLRAFKVNSIDYLLKPIKKEDLERSIEKYKTLHQSFNQSGVDMSALLSQINLTETKFKSRFLVKQGDKMLAIKSEDIVCFQSKHGVVHIVTKNQKTYLSDFTLDELINQLDPQFFYRANRQFIINVEYITTVHKHFKGKLLVELNHLSSEEQILVSSEKATSFKQWLDQ; encoded by the coding sequence ATGAAAGTATTGATTGTTGAAGATGAAGCACCTGCTTTCCGAAGATTGGAGAAAATTCTTATGGATATAGATCCTGATATTGAAATTTTGGAGGTGCTTGATACGGTAGAGGATACTGTGAAGTGGATGAAGAATCACGATCTTCCTGACTTAGCTTTAATGGATATCCAAATTAGCGATGGAATCAGCTTTCAGATCTTTGATCAGATTGACGTGAAATGTCCAGTGATTTTCACTACGGCCTTTGATGAATATTTGCTTCGAGCATTTAAAGTCAATAGCATTGACTATTTGCTGAAACCTATTAAGAAAGAGGATTTAGAACGATCAATAGAAAAGTATAAAACGCTGCACCAAAGCTTTAATCAAAGTGGAGTAGATATGTCTGCACTGCTAAGCCAGATTAATCTTACAGAGACAAAGTTTAAATCGCGATTTTTAGTGAAACAAGGCGACAAGATGCTAGCTATTAAGTCAGAAGATATTGTTTGTTTTCAAAGCAAGCATGGAGTGGTTCATATTGTCACCAAAAATCAAAAGACTTACCTATCAGATTTTACACTTGATGAATTAATCAATCAACTCGATCCACAGTTTTTTTACAGGGCAAATCGTCAATTCATTATCAATGTGGAGTATATCACTACGGTACACAAGCACTTCAAGGGTAAGCTACTGGTGGAACTAAATCATTTGTCTTCAGAAGAACAAATATTGGTGAGTAGTGAGAAAGCCACTTCATTTAAGCAGTGGTTGGATCAATAA
- a CDS encoding histidine kinase, which produces MKEIHIRWIGILLVAIAATLSNGDHMHDSPFWFAYLVGVCFTAVYWNGACIVIFFFRRKLPEISKVQKRLLLTSLFIIIWMSIGGLPLKLLFQISSFQDLLKPSEHTEFLPFNFIAATVISLSYEAAYFFEKWKEQFTLNQQLKSQQIRTQYEVLQNQMSPHFLFNSLNTLTTIIPEDADAAVAFTEKLSEVYRYILQNKERELVSLNEELDFVKSYLFLLRMRYPDNLSFEFDIHEKYLELTIPPLTLQMLVENAIKHNVVSKAKPLHISIYIESGTSVIVKNNLQRKEALDKSTKTGLDNIRKRYSILGGKEIDIITSATNYMVAVPLIDLVEEKDLQFV; this is translated from the coding sequence TTGAAAGAAATACATATTCGTTGGATAGGCATTCTTCTGGTTGCCATTGCAGCTACGTTGAGCAACGGTGATCATATGCATGATTCGCCATTTTGGTTTGCTTATCTTGTAGGAGTATGCTTCACTGCTGTTTATTGGAATGGAGCCTGTATCGTCATTTTCTTTTTCAGAAGAAAACTCCCAGAGATAAGCAAGGTTCAAAAACGTCTACTTCTTACTTCTTTGTTCATCATTATCTGGATGAGCATCGGAGGTCTACCCCTAAAGTTGCTATTTCAGATCAGTTCTTTTCAGGATTTGCTTAAGCCCTCTGAGCATACGGAATTTTTGCCTTTCAATTTTATTGCTGCTACAGTGATATCCTTGTCCTATGAAGCTGCGTACTTTTTTGAGAAATGGAAAGAGCAATTCACGCTTAATCAGCAATTGAAGAGTCAGCAAATTAGAACTCAATACGAAGTTTTACAGAATCAAATGAGTCCCCATTTTTTATTTAATAGTCTAAATACATTGACAACCATTATACCTGAAGATGCTGATGCCGCTGTAGCTTTTACAGAAAAACTCTCGGAAGTATATCGATATATTCTTCAGAATAAAGAGCGTGAACTGGTTAGTTTAAATGAAGAGCTGGACTTTGTTAAGTCGTATCTTTTTCTATTGCGAATGAGATATCCAGATAATCTTTCCTTTGAATTTGATATACATGAAAAATACCTTGAGTTGACCATTCCACCATTGACACTTCAAATGCTAGTAGAGAATGCGATCAAACATAATGTGGTCTCGAAAGCCAAGCCACTTCATATCTCTATTTATATTGAGAGTGGAACATCAGTGATTGTGAAAAACAATCTTCAGCGAAAGGAAGCGCTGGACAAATCCACAAAAACAGGGTTAGATAATATTAGAAAACGCTACAGTATTTTAGGAGGAAAGGAAATTGATATTATTACGAGTGCGACGAATTACATGGTAGCTGTTCCTCTCATTGACTTAGTCGAGGAAAAAGACTTACAGTTTGTATGA
- a CDS encoding TonB-dependent receptor, with amino-acid sequence MNANKSLNIIILMGLSIFWTSNVFAQTQTVKGIILDAQAEYPLIGATISLVGSDPIQGSITEVDGSFRIDEVPIGRQTLSVQYIGYKSITIPNVLVTSGKEVVLRLLLEESVERLQEVVVTANADKDLPINDLAKVSARTFSIEEVTRYSGGRNDVARLASSFAGVSTPDDSRNDIVVRGNSPTALLWRINGIPVSNVNHFSTLGTTGGPVSALNTNMLRTSDFITGAFPAEYGNTYGAVFDINFRDGNKDAYEFTAQLAAFSGLEFMAEGPISKANNSSFLISYRYGIAGAAAPGTSGIPAYQDLAFKIDLGDSPVGNFELFGMGGNSSIDFLGKDIDDNDLFANPNQDAFVESRLGLIGLNQTLRLGKNSFLKNTVGYYTNQNDYLQDNFIRDNENNITAVYRATEVESVEDRINASTQFNTKLSARTSLRAGVLAEFFNIKSDVRDRDNRPAGQIPDDNNDGIPDDFFQVRDADDQLALWQPYAQGEYKFTDDISVTGGLHAQYLDINENFVLEPRVAASWQFTPTQRISVAYGRHSQNVPFPILFLNEETSTDNFEKTNLDLTFIRSNHFVVGYDRKIGQQLRIKAEVYYQNLFDVPIEQADTSSYSVLNEGGDFVFDERGSLVNDGKGVNYGLELTLEKFFSNNYYGLLTTSLFESTYEGADGIERNTAFNNNYVINLLFGKEWLVGSNEKRDFMLTFDTRFSRSGGRPFTPIDLQGSIDNNNDQVEFEDRAFAESLDAYMRLDLKFGFRINSKRKKISHQFFLDLQNVTNRTNQFTRRYNEVTQQINTVEQIGFFPDILYRIQF; translated from the coding sequence ATGAACGCTAACAAATCACTTAACATCATTATTCTAATGGGTTTATCCATCTTTTGGACAAGCAATGTGTTTGCACAAACCCAAACCGTAAAAGGAATAATTCTAGATGCTCAAGCAGAGTATCCTTTAATTGGCGCTACCATCAGCTTAGTTGGATCAGATCCTATTCAAGGGTCTATTACAGAAGTAGATGGGTCATTTAGAATCGATGAAGTGCCTATTGGTAGGCAAACTCTTTCAGTTCAATATATCGGATACAAGAGCATCACTATTCCGAATGTTTTAGTGACTTCTGGAAAAGAAGTCGTGCTTCGTTTACTCCTGGAAGAATCCGTAGAGCGACTGCAGGAAGTGGTCGTTACCGCAAATGCAGATAAGGACTTACCCATCAATGATCTGGCGAAAGTAAGTGCACGAACTTTCAGTATTGAAGAAGTGACTCGCTACTCAGGAGGTCGAAATGATGTAGCCAGACTTGCATCAAGTTTTGCGGGTGTGAGTACTCCGGATGACTCTAGAAATGATATCGTGGTTAGAGGCAACTCCCCTACCGCACTTCTCTGGAGAATTAATGGCATTCCAGTTAGCAATGTCAATCATTTTTCCACATTAGGAACTACCGGCGGTCCTGTAAGTGCTTTGAATACCAATATGTTAAGAACATCAGACTTTATTACTGGAGCTTTCCCTGCCGAGTATGGTAATACCTATGGAGCTGTTTTTGACATCAACTTCAGAGATGGAAACAAAGACGCATACGAATTTACCGCTCAGTTAGCCGCATTTTCTGGTTTGGAGTTTATGGCAGAAGGGCCCATCTCTAAAGCTAATAATTCTTCTTTCCTAATTTCTTATAGGTATGGCATAGCAGGTGCTGCAGCTCCTGGCACCTCAGGAATTCCAGCTTATCAAGATCTGGCCTTCAAAATAGATTTAGGAGACAGCCCTGTCGGCAATTTTGAATTGTTCGGGATGGGCGGAAATAGTAGCATCGATTTTCTGGGAAAGGATATCGATGACAATGATCTCTTTGCCAATCCAAATCAAGACGCATTTGTTGAAAGTCGATTAGGACTGATTGGGCTAAATCAAACATTGCGACTTGGAAAAAATAGCTTTCTGAAAAATACGGTTGGTTACTACACCAATCAGAATGACTATTTGCAAGACAATTTCATACGTGATAATGAAAACAACATAACTGCGGTTTATCGAGCTACCGAAGTAGAAAGTGTAGAAGATCGTATCAATGCATCTACCCAGTTCAACACCAAGCTAAGTGCTCGCACAAGTCTTAGAGCAGGTGTTCTAGCAGAATTTTTCAACATCAAGTCAGACGTAAGAGATAGAGACAATAGGCCAGCCGGGCAGATTCCTGATGATAATAATGACGGAATACCTGATGACTTTTTTCAGGTAAGAGATGCGGATGATCAATTGGCTTTGTGGCAACCATATGCTCAAGGTGAATACAAATTCACTGACGACATTAGCGTAACTGGCGGTCTTCATGCACAGTATCTAGACATCAATGAGAATTTTGTTTTGGAACCAAGAGTTGCGGCAAGCTGGCAGTTTACTCCAACTCAACGAATCAGTGTTGCCTATGGTAGACATTCTCAAAATGTTCCGTTCCCAATACTCTTTCTAAACGAGGAAACTTCTACTGATAATTTTGAGAAAACCAATCTGGATCTGACGTTCATTCGAAGTAACCATTTTGTGGTAGGATATGACAGGAAAATTGGGCAACAATTGAGGATAAAAGCTGAGGTCTACTACCAAAACTTGTTTGATGTACCGATAGAACAAGCGGACACAAGTTCCTACTCAGTGCTCAATGAAGGAGGTGATTTTGTATTTGATGAAAGAGGCTCATTGGTAAATGATGGTAAAGGAGTCAACTACGGTCTTGAACTGACATTAGAGAAGTTCTTCAGTAATAACTATTACGGTCTACTCACTACCTCGCTTTTTGAATCCACATATGAGGGGGCAGATGGAATTGAAAGAAATACAGCTTTCAACAATAACTATGTAATAAATCTGCTCTTTGGGAAAGAGTGGTTGGTGGGCAGCAATGAAAAGCGCGACTTCATGCTTACGTTTGACACCCGTTTTTCCAGATCAGGAGGCAGACCTTTTACTCCTATTGATCTACAAGGTTCAATTGACAATAATAATGACCAGGTGGAATTTGAAGACAGGGCTTTTGCAGAGAGCTTGGATGCTTACATGAGACTGGATTTGAAATTTGGATTCAGAATCAATAGCAAGCGTAAGAAAATATCACACCAATTCTTCTTAGACCTACAAAATGTAACGAATAGAACAAATCAGTTTACGAGAAGATACAATGAGGTGACTCAACAAATAAATACCGTGGAGCAGATTGGCTTCTTCCCAGATATCTTATATCGAATTCAATTTTAA
- a CDS encoding lycopene cyclase family protein: MTKPFSYDFAIVGAGAAGLQLTLKMINDDFFNEKSILLLDKDEKSANDRTWCFWEKEESIWDQLAIQKWKTGLFINDKKTISFDLAPYQYKMVRSADFYAYAKAIIEKAKNVDWVKSEVSDIKEQEILGEEKTYHSHHIFDSRIPEAFHEKKSSYHSLIQHFKGWFIETESPAFDPEVFTMMDYRLKWKESTSFTYVLPLSPTSALVEFTLFNDQLLPDDEYDHYLKKYIDTYLSLKNYTIKEVEQGLIPMSNYPFHKHHSTYTTKIGTAGGWVRPSSGYSFKNADRYSSMVIENIKKGHRPEKGIATSRFRTYDSIFLNVLASRNDLGEDIFTKLYTKPEIQSVFRFLDEESSFSEDLKVMFSLNRPQFWKAFLDTFRS, encoded by the coding sequence ATGACCAAGCCATTCTCATATGACTTTGCAATTGTAGGTGCAGGAGCCGCAGGGCTTCAACTTACGTTGAAGATGATCAACGATGATTTCTTCAATGAAAAAAGCATACTCCTCCTTGACAAAGATGAAAAAAGCGCCAATGACAGAACATGGTGTTTCTGGGAAAAAGAAGAAAGCATTTGGGATCAACTGGCTATCCAAAAATGGAAAACGGGCTTATTCATCAATGATAAAAAGACCATTTCCTTTGATCTCGCTCCCTACCAGTATAAGATGGTAAGGTCAGCAGACTTTTATGCTTATGCTAAGGCCATCATTGAGAAAGCTAAAAATGTTGATTGGGTAAAAAGCGAGGTATCAGACATCAAAGAGCAAGAGATTCTAGGTGAGGAAAAAACATACCATTCACATCACATTTTTGACAGTAGAATTCCAGAAGCTTTCCATGAAAAAAAGTCATCCTACCATTCTTTAATCCAACATTTTAAAGGCTGGTTTATCGAAACTGAAAGTCCCGCTTTTGATCCAGAGGTATTCACAATGATGGATTACCGCCTTAAATGGAAGGAAAGCACCAGTTTTACGTATGTTCTGCCTCTTTCCCCTACTTCAGCACTTGTAGAGTTCACCCTATTCAATGATCAACTCCTACCTGATGATGAGTATGATCACTATCTCAAAAAATACATAGACACCTATCTAAGCCTTAAAAACTACACGATCAAAGAAGTCGAGCAAGGGTTGATTCCCATGTCTAACTATCCATTTCACAAACATCACTCAACATACACCACTAAAATTGGAACTGCTGGCGGTTGGGTTAGGCCTTCTTCAGGATATTCATTCAAAAATGCTGATAGGTATTCTTCCATGGTTATTGAAAACATTAAAAAAGGCCATCGCCCAGAAAAGGGCATAGCTACTTCTCGATTTAGAACATACGATTCTATCTTTCTAAATGTGCTTGCTTCCAGAAATGATTTAGGTGAAGATATCTTTACAAAACTGTATACCAAACCGGAGATACAATCAGTCTTTCGATTCCTCGATGAGGAAAGTAGTTTTTCAGAAGATTTAAAAGTTATGTTTTCGTTGAATCGTCCACAGTTTTGGAAAGCATTTCTAGATACATTCCGGAGTTAG
- a CDS encoding DUF6268 family outer membrane beta-barrel protein — protein sequence MSKKSVVVTALCHSFIEIVKYLNARLVFLPNFAISMRIVLSIVIVFCLYSGANCQYLDLAKVEYTVAPGDDANFSYNSKRILFNVPFRIHDKAYFFAGVDYTATNINLREEMDSYDKSDTDNFTEIDLNLTYTSMMNNDWRFGVQITPSVNSNLQDGLMSQDLLMSGVIVFVKDKKNSDSAKKPFRIIAGLSYSTNSRRPIPFPFISYYRKFHRKWSYNVGAPVSNVQYHISEKHRIKVYAEGDGFNAHIQNGVIVNEMDRANRLRMLLILTGLRYEYKVSKHIESYLNVTRTVFSDVQLRDDMENVFVPAIDNLMHYRIGLRCKI from the coding sequence ATGTCAAAGAAATCGGTTGTAGTGACAGCCCTATGTCATTCGTTTATCGAAATAGTAAAATATCTAAATGCTAGGCTTGTTTTTTTACCGAACTTCGCTATTTCAATGCGAATAGTTCTTTCTATAGTCATCGTTTTTTGCCTGTATTCTGGTGCCAATTGTCAATACCTGGATTTAGCTAAGGTCGAGTATACCGTAGCTCCGGGAGATGATGCTAACTTCTCCTACAACAGTAAAAGGATTCTTTTTAATGTTCCATTCAGGATTCATGATAAAGCCTATTTTTTTGCAGGAGTAGACTATACAGCTACCAATATTAATTTGAGAGAGGAAATGGACTCTTATGATAAGAGTGATACAGATAATTTCACTGAAATAGATCTGAATCTTACATACACCTCCATGATGAATAATGATTGGCGATTTGGTGTTCAAATTACGCCATCTGTCAATAGCAATTTACAGGATGGACTTATGTCTCAGGACTTATTGATGTCAGGTGTCATTGTATTTGTTAAGGATAAAAAGAATAGTGATTCAGCAAAGAAACCTTTTCGAATCATTGCAGGCTTATCGTATTCAACAAATAGTCGTCGGCCAATTCCATTCCCGTTTATTAGTTATTACAGAAAGTTTCATCGGAAGTGGTCTTATAATGTTGGTGCTCCAGTCTCCAATGTTCAATATCATATTTCAGAAAAGCATCGGATTAAGGTTTATGCAGAAGGTGATGGGTTTAATGCGCATATTCAAAATGGAGTTATCGTGAATGAAATGGATCGAGCAAATCGTTTGCGTATGTTGTTGATTCTGACAGGACTGAGGTATGAATATAAGGTTTCAAAACACATTGAATCTTATCTGAACGTAACGCGAACTGTATTTTCTGATGTACAGCTTCGAGACGATATGGAGAATGTGTTTGTCCCCGCTATTGATAACCTCATGCATTACAGAATAGGGCTAAGGTGCAAAATTTGA
- a CDS encoding nuclear transport factor 2 family protein produces MTTEEVANQLVKLCREGKFEECIRELYSPDIISIEPEGGPWESKVQGLDALAKKGQQWNEMLAEFHSSEISDPVAAENFFSITMKSKVTLKGMDHQIDMDEVCVYRVEDGKVVTEQFFYTPMPQPA; encoded by the coding sequence ATGACAACTGAAGAAGTAGCAAATCAATTGGTAAAACTTTGCCGAGAAGGAAAATTTGAAGAGTGCATTCGTGAGCTCTACTCACCAGACATTATCAGTATCGAGCCAGAAGGAGGGCCATGGGAATCCAAAGTACAAGGTCTGGATGCCCTCGCTAAAAAAGGACAACAATGGAACGAAATGTTAGCTGAGTTTCATTCCAGTGAAATATCTGATCCTGTGGCAGCAGAGAATTTCTTCTCAATCACGATGAAATCGAAGGTGACACTAAAAGGAATGGATCATCAAATAGATATGGATGAAGTGTGTGTGTATCGGGTAGAGGATGGGAAAGTTGTTACAGAACAGTTTTTCTACACTCCTATGCCACAGCCAGCATAA